ACCTTCGAAAAGTTTGTGTGGAGTGATTGAACCTGGTTTAGCAATAACTTGACCACGTTCGATTTCGTCACGTTGGATACCACGGAGCAATGCACCGACGTTATCACCAGCAAGACCTTCAGTAAGTGTTTTACGGAACATTTCGATACCAGTAACAACAGCTTTTTTAGTTTCTTCTTTGATACCAACGATTTCGATTTCGTCACCAACTTTAACAGTACCACGTTCGATACGTCCTGAAGCAACTGTACCACGACCAGTGATTGAGAATACATCTTCGACTGGGAGCAACAATGGTTTGTCAGTGTCGCGTTCTGGAGTTGGGATATAAGTATCAACGATATCCATCAATTCTTCAACTTTAGCAACCCATTGTGGTTCACCGTTCAAAGCACCAAGTGCTGAACCAGCAACGACAGGAATATCGTCACCTGGGAAGTCGTATTCTGAAAGGAGGTCACGAACTTCCATTTCAACGAGTTCCATCAATTCTTCATCATCAACGAGGTCAGCTTTGTTAAGGAATACGATAAGGTATTTAACACCAACTTGACGTGAAAGCAAGATGTGTTCACGAGTTTGTGGCATTGGTCCGTCAGTTGCAGCTACTACAAGGATAGCTCCGTCCATTTGGGCAGCACCAGTAATCATGTTTTTAACGTAGTCCGCGTGACCTGGAGCGTCGATGTGGGCGTAGTGGCGGTTAGCAGTTTCGTACTCGATGTGAGCAGTGTTGATAGTGATACCGCGTTCGCGTTCTTCTGGAGCAGCATCGATAGATGCGAAGTCAGTTGCTTTTGAGTAACCTTTATCTGACAATACTTTAGAGATTGCAGCTGAGAGGGTAGTTTTACCGTGGTCAACGTGTCCGATAGTACCTACGTTTACGTGTGGTTTGCTACGATCGTATACTTCTTTAGCCATTTTAAAAATGTCTCCTTTAGGAAATTTGTTTTAATATAGGCAGACTGTTTAATCACAATCTACCGTTCCTTATCATTATACTTAAAAACATTTAGAAATGCAAGTCTAACCAGTGTTTTATCACCCTTTTTCAAGAAGTTTTTTATATATCTAGCTTTTTTTATCTTTAAGTAGTAAAATAAAGATTAGTACTGCTCCCCTTTAGGTGAGCGTTTTAAACAATTCAGATTTGAGGAGGACAGAATGGGACTTACTTTCAAAAAACGAGATGATTTTGAAAAACTAATGGATGGTTTAGGAGTTTCAACGGTTGATTTAGTATCCGATGAGGAGCACACTTCTACCAAAGGGATTGAAAAAAAAGTTGATCCTTTTGCTAAATTTTTAGCCCCAGAAGCTAAAAAAGATGATGAACAAGCTACTAATAAAAAGTAATTGAAAAGTTTAACTTTTATTGTTACAATTAAACAAATACATTTTTAATAGAGGAGCTTATGGCATATAAAAAACCACAAAAAAGTACTTTTCAAAAAGTGACCTTAGTGGTCGTAATCGTTATGGTTATTTTGACACTTTTTTCTGTACTTGCATCAGTACTTCCAATTTTGTAAGGATTATTTTTAATCGAAAGCAATTGTTGATAAATAAAAAAGTTACTAACGAGTTGTTAGTAACTTTTTTATTTTAATCTTCAAAACCTTGTTCTAAAATTTCTGGAAATTCATCGGTAATGATTTGTGCACAATGTTCACAAAGCGCATGAAGATGTTCGTTAGAATGTTGACCAACAGTTACATCTGTGCGACGGCAACGATCACAAACTTCTCCTGCTGCGTGTTCAACAAGAATTGCAACATCATCAAAAATCATAGCTGTTTCTGGTGCAATATTAACTGGAGCATCCGCAACAACAAAATTTGAAACAATCAAAAGTTGAGCAACATTTTCATCAATTGCAGTCAGCAAAGTACGGACAACCTCGTTAGGATAAACAGTTACTGTTGCCTCCAAAGATTTACCAATAAGTTTTGCTTCACGAGCATTTTCCAAAGCTTTTAAGACTTTATCGCGGAAATCAAGGAAAGCTTTCCAGCTGTTCAATAATTCCTCAGCTCCTAGGAGTTCTGCTGCTTCTGGCATTTCTGCAAGATATGCATATTCTTCTGGTTCATGTTCCAAGTAAGTCCATGTTTCTTCGGCAGTGTGAGGTAAGATTGGAACGAGCAATTTAACCAAATCTTTCAAAATTACATACATTACAGTTTGCATTGAACGACGAGCTTTTGAATTTGCTGATTCGATATAAACAACATCTTTGGCAAAGTCAAGATAAAATGCTGATAAATCATTAGTGATGAAATTAATGATTGCTTTATAAACGCTCATAAAGCTGTAGCTATCATATGCCGCACGGATTTGTTTTACTAACTCATTGAATTTAGTCAGCATATATTTATCCACAGCACGAAGTTCAGCAAAGTCAATCGCATCAATGTTTGGATTGAAATCAGAAGTGTTCGCAATCAAGAAACGCAAGGTATTACGGATCTTGCGGTAAACTTCAGAAACTTGACTGAGGATGTCCATAGAAACACGTACGTCTGATTCTGTGTCGATTGATGCTACCCAAAGTCGTAAAATGTCAGCACCTAATTTTTTAGTGACATCTTTTGGCAGAATTGTATTTCCGATAGATTTAGACATTTTCCGTCCTTTTCCATCTAACACAAAGCCTTGTGAAAGAACTGCTTTATATGGTGCAATGCCATTTACCGCAACAGAAGTTGTGATTGAGCTATTGAACCAACCACGATATTGGTCAGATCCTTCGAGATAAAGGTCAGCAGGATAGCTGAGGTAATCACGCTCGTTGAGGACACCGTTCCAAGATGAACCTGAGTCAAACCAAACGTCCATGATGTCTTTTTCTTTAGTAAATTCACCATTTGGAGAAGCGGGGTGAGTGAATCCTTCTGGCAAGAGGTCTTTTGCTTCACGTTCAAACCAGACTTTTGAGCCATGTTTGGCGAAAAGCTGTGCCACGTGTTCGGTTGTTTCTGGTGTGATGATTGGCTCACCGTTTTCACCATAGAAGATTGGCAAAGGCACACCCCATGCGCGTTGGCGAGAGATGACCCAGTCGCCACGGTCACGCACCATGTTGAACAGACGTGTTTTACCCCATGGAATAACCCAGTCCACTTTTTCCACTTCATCCAAAATGTTTTGGCGGAAATCGTCGATTGAAGCGAACCACTGTGGAGTGGCACGGAAAATTACTGGTTTTTTTGTACGCCAGTCGTGTGGGTAGCTGTGGATAAAATGTTCCACATGAAGCAAGCGATCTGTGGCTCTCATTTTTTCCAAGACCAATTCTTCCACATCATCGTAGAATTTTCCTTCAAAGCCCTCAGCTTCAGCTGTAAAATAGCCTTGGCTGTCAATATCTTCGATGACTGGCAGTTTGTATTTACGGCTGTATTGATAGTCATCTTCCCCGTGGTTTGGCGAAGTGTGAACTAAACCAGTTCCTGAGTCCAGGCTGACATAATCAGCATTCATGACCAAGGAATCACGGTCGTAGAAAGGATGTTTAGCGGTCATATATTCCAGTTCTGAACCTTTAATGGTTTGCAAAACTTGTGGGTTTTCCCAACCAATTTTTTCAGATACTGTTTCCAGTAAATCTTTGGCAATCAAGAATTTACGGTTTTCTACTTCCACCACGATGTAGTCGTAGTCTGGGTGTACAAAAATTCCACGGTTTGATGGGAAAGTCCACGCAGTTGTTGTCCAGATGATAAACTCTGTGTCTGCTGGAATTTTTCCTTGAACATCGTTCGCTTTAAAGGCAACATAAAGGGAAGGAGATTTCACATCTTGATACTCAATTTCGGCTTCGGCAAGCGAACTTTCTGATGATGGGCTCCAATAGATCGGTTTTGCACCCTTGTAGATATAGCCTTTTTCAGCCATTTTACCAAAGACACGGATTTGCGCAGCTTCATATTCTGGCAAAAGTGTCAGATAGGGGCGATCCCAATCAGCCAAAACTCCGAGTGATTTGAAGTCTGTCCGTTGCATTTCAACTTGTTTCATGGCATATTTGCGGCATTCTTCCAGATAGTCAAGCAAATCCATTTCTTTGCGTTTCATGCCCGCTTTCGCCAATTGTTGCTCGATTGGCAAACCGTGTGTGTCCCAACCAGGAACGTAAGGTGCTCTAAAACCAGCCATTGATTTGTAACGAACGATGATGTCTTTAGAAATTTTATTCAAAGAGTGACCGATATGAATATTTCCGTTGGCATACGGTGGGCCATCATGCAACATGAATGATGGCTTGCTTTCATTCAATGCTTGACGTTGTTCGTAAAGTGAGCTATCTGCCCAATCTTTTTGCCAGTTTGGCTCTTTGTTTGGCAAACCTGCGCGCATTGGAAATGCTGTTTTACCAAGATTTAGTGTATCTTTAATTTTCATATTTTCTTCTTTCTATTTTTAAAATTTTTATCAATTTTATCTTTTGGTGGTTGGGCCATTCTTGCTCAAAAAACTCAACAGTCTGGCTTGTCTTTAATCAACAAAAAAACGATTTTTCGCAAAGGACGAAAAATCGTGGTACCACCTTTATTTTTTCTATCAATCTTGTTAAATTGATAGAAACTCTAAACACGTAACGGGTGCGGCGCTTAAACTTACTGTAAGTTCAGTCTAAGATTTCTCCCAAATTGCTGACGTCATTGATTTTCAATTTTCGTCAGTAATTTGGGAACTTCCATCAGCTGATAACAAGAAAAAACAGGGAATGCGAGTCTTCCATCACCACTCGCTTGCTTGGATTATCTTTTTTTCTTGTGTTGGTCTAATGAATTAGTTTTTCAATTCGCTCAAATCAATCGTTTCTTGATTATCCATTGAGTTTGAAACTTCTGGCTCTTGGGATGTCAGCTCTGGAAACTCTTCGTAAGTTGCTTGTGAATCCGTTGATGTTTGCGTCAGTGAATTTTCTGCGTCTTGTGTTGCTTCAACTGGCGTTTCAACAGTTTCGTCAGCATTTTCGGCATCAGTCAGAGCTTCTTGCCCTTTTGGTGCTTCAGCTTCTGACACTTCTTCGGTCTCCTTGACTTCTTCAGTTGCATTAGCAACATCTTCATCCGTCAATGGCGTAATTGCTTGCGTTTTTGCTAACGTTTCTTCAGCACTTTCCAAGTGTTCCTCAATGATTGATTGAAGTTTTTCTTCTGGATTTACTGCATAATCACGCGTTGGACGGAAAATTTCTGCCCAATCATCCGATTGCATTGAAGCCAGTTGGTTTTCCACAACCGAAGTCATCCGTTGGTGATAAAGACGCATTTTACGTTTCAAATCATCTGTATCACGAACCAACTTACGCGCGTCATCTGAAGCAGCATTCAAAATAAACCCAGCTTCTTTTTTCGCTGCTTCAATAATTAGCGCACTTTTTCTTCCAGCATTTGCAATGATTTCACTCGATTCTTTTTCAGAATTGATTTTCATCTTGTCTGCTTCGCCTTTAGCTTGCTCTCGAAGATTGTCAGCAGCATCTTGCGCTACAACGATCGATTTATTGAGTGAATCTTTCATGTCGTCAAAGTATTTCACGCGTTCGCGCAATGATTTCAACTCACGTTCTTGATCTTTAATGGTTTGAGCAAACTCGTCGTAATCTCGAACGACAATATCCAAAAACTCATCGACCTCATGCTTACTAAATCCACGAAATTGTGGATTGAAGCTCTTGTTTTGAACATCCAGACTGTTTAATGTCATCATCCCCTCCTCAGTTTATTCTATTAAACTCTAACTTAATTTTAGTTAAAATTATTCCCATTTATCTTTTATGATTTTTAATGATCTCGAGTTCAACCTTCTGTTTTCCTTTTTTCGTCAGCCCCAAAACTTTAGAAATTTTGATTCTTCCAAAGCCACGAACACTGATTAAATCGCCAATTCCAACAGAAATATTTTTCTTATCAATTTCGAGATAATTTATTTTTATCTTATTTGATTCTAACATATTTGCCGCAATATTGCGAGAAACTTTGAAAGCGACTGCAATAATTTTATCAATCCGTAAGTTATCCACAAGAACAACTTCACTGACGGATTGATTTGGGGCAGAATTTAATTCCGTCAGTGAAATCTCTCGAATTTTGACGGCTGCTCGTCCCACTTTTTCAATCGCTTTAAAAATTTCAACGACGTGTTTGCTGACGAAAATTTGAACCTTATCTGCGGCAACAATAATATCACCCACTTCTTGCCGTTTTAAGCCCGTTTGCCCTAGAAAAGTTCCTAGAACTTGCGCATGAGAAATCTGCACGAACTTAGAGGCATAAGACATTTCGAGCAGTGCTAAATCAAAATCTTCTGCATCAAAACGATAAAATTCTGGTGCCAGTATGACTTTAGCTTGCTCCATCTCTCCCAACAATTGACTTGAGAAAAGTTGAACCTTTCTTTTATTCGCTAAAGTTTGCAAAATTTCCAACTCACGCGGATTCAGAAAAGAAGTGCTAATCACCGCATAAGAATCTTCCACTCGATTCAGCCACTCTAAGCAGCGATCAATAAATCGCCGTTCATCTGCCTGAAAATGCTGATAAATATTTTCTTCGTTCAAAACAAAATTCCATTAACCACAATCATGATAAAACGTTGAATAAATTGTAGAACAATCACAGCCACCAAAATGGAAAAATCTAAACCAGCAAAACTCAAAGGAAGATTTTCAAAAAGGCTTAAATAAGGACGAGAAATTTTGATAATAAAACGACCGAACCAAGTCCCATAAAGACTTGGAATCCAGCTCATCAAGGCATAAATGACTAAGACAATGGAATAGGCATCTATCAAACGTAGAAGCCAGTTTACTATTGTAATCGTTATAATCATTAGTAGATATCGTAACTTTCAAAATTTTGACCAGCTAAGATAGACATTTCTTTCGCTGCATCGACTGTAATATTTGCAGGAGTCATCAAGAAAATTTGTCCCCCCACATTTTGAATATCACCATCAAGAGTAAAGACCACACCCGTCATAAAATCAATGGAGCGACGTGCTTGGGCGTCACCCATAAATTTAAAGTTAACCAAAACACATTCGCCATTTTTAACGATACGTGCTGATTCCATGATGTCTGCATAGGCCCGTGGTTCTTTAATTGCAATAGTAGATACCGCTTGCGCCAAAGTTTGGTTTTGGGAAACGGTTTGTTGTTGTACGATTTTTTCAGGCATAGGTTTTGAGAAATTCTGAGCAAAACGCTTTTGTGGCGCTGCTTGTGTTTGTTTTTGCGTTTGTGTTTGAGTTTGTAATCTTGAAGCCGCCGCTTCCTGACGTGCCGTATAATCAGGCTGTCCTGCTTTTTCCTCAACCGTTGGTTTAGGGCTGGCTACGACTGTTGGTCTTGGTTCTTGCGCAGGGCGTGCTGGTTCATCAAAATCTTCATCATCCTCTGCTAAATAACCACGTAGGGTATTCATCAGATCTTTAAATGCCATATTTTCCTCCGTTGTTTACTTTATCTGTCTCACAAGTTTTTGAAAAATTCCGTTCCTATCCGAACGAAACTTGCCCCATTTTTAATGGCAGCCTCATAATCTCGACTCATTCCCATACTCAATTCAGTACAAGGAATTTGTGGAAGATTCATTTCAGATATTTCAACTTGCAATTTTTTCATTCTTCCAAAAATGTCATTACACTCGTCTTCAGTTGCATCAAACGGAGCCATTGTCATTAAACCAACAATCTCAATATTTTCTAGTTTGGATAATTCAGGCAAGATGCCCAAAAGTTCATTTACTGAAAAGCCATGTTTACTTTCTTCACCAGAAATATTAACTTCAACAAAACATTTGATTTGGTGCTCCGCACGTTTACTAATTTCTTGAGCAAGCTTCATAGAGTCTAGCGCATGAAAGTAGTCAACAAAATTGATTACACTTTTGACTTTTCGTCTTTGCAAATTACCAATCAAATGCCAAGTAACCTTATAATCTTTTAAAGCTTCATATTTTTCAAGAAAGAGCTCTGTTCGATTTTCAGCGAGGTGTGAAATTCCATTTTCTAAAACTTCACGAGCTAGCTCGGCTTTGACATACTTAGTAACCGCAATGACTGAAACTGACTGATTAGAATAAGAAGACGCAGCTTTTGCCGCATCTACGTTACTCAATATTTTATCAACATTTTCTTTAATCGTCATTGATCAATTATTTACGGAGGAATGGTGGGGTATCAAGATCTTCATCAGAAGTAGGAATGCCTCCAAAACTTGTTACTGATGACGTATCACGTGTGTTATTTACGCTTTGACGTGGTGAAGCATCACGACGGATATCCCAATCTCCAAATGCAGAATTTCCTTGTTGTTGATTTTGTGGAGCAGCTTGTTGTTGAACTGGGCGGCTCGCTGGAGTGTGTTGCATATTGGCATTGTGTGTCAAGTTAGGTTGACGACGTGTTTCTGCTTGGAAACCAAGGGCTTCATCAGCTGTTTCTTTCGCTACACCTGTTGCAACAACTGTAACACGAATTTCGTCTTTCAAGTTTGGATCAATTGCTGTACCCAACATAATGTTGACATCGTTACCAGCCGCTTGAATCACGATTTCAGAAGCATCTTGTGCTTCAATCAAGCTCATGTCCATGCCACCTGTAACGTTCAAGAGGACATTTTCAGCACCTTCAATGGTTGTTTCCAAAAGTGGTGAGTAAATCGCTTTGCGTGTTGCTTCGATGACACGTTCTTCACCAGTAGCAACACCGATACCCATAAGAGCATCACCTTTGTTTTCCATTACAGTTTTCACATCGGCGAAGTCCAAGTTAATCATACCAGGGTTGGTAATCAAGTCTGTAACCCCTTGAACACCTTGACGCAAAACATTATCCGCTTCGCGTAAAGCTTCTGTCAATGGTGTTTTCTTGTCAACAATCTCAAGCAAGTTATTGTTTGAGATAATCAACAAGGTATCAACGTTTGCACGCAGCGCTTCGATACCTTCTGTCGCAAAGTATGAACGTTTTGAACCTTCAAAACCAAATGGACGAGTGACAACACCAACAGTCAAAGCACCAATTTCTTTAGCGATTTGAGCAATGACTGGTGCAGCACCTGTACCAGTTCCGCCACCCATACCAGCTGTGATGAAAATCATGTCTGAGCCTTCAAGTGCTTGTGATACTGTTTCAGCTGATTCTTCGGCTGCACGTTTACCAACTTCAGGTTGAGCACCAGCACCTAGGCCGCGTGTTAATTTTGGCCCAAGCTGGATTACTGTGTCTGCTTTTGAGCTGCGCAAGGCTTGCACATCTGTGTTGGCAGCGATAAATTCAACGCCTGAAACACCTTCTTCAATCATGCGGTTAATCGCGTTACCACCGCCACCGCCGACACCGATAACTTTAATAACAGCACCCGTTGTTAAGTCTGTATCAAATGAAAATTCCATGTTTTATTTCTCCGTATTTTACTTTCAAAATTTAAAGTTTTTTACGAAAGCTCTAGTAGACTTCAACCAAAACTATTTTTGGCACTAGTTCTTGTAAAGCTTTCTTTTGAGTAATTTCTTAATGCTTAGTCGAAAAGGTTGCCAAAGAAACCTTTAGCACGGTCTAAAAGACCTTCTTTTTCTTCTTCAGCTTCTGCTGGTTTTTGAGCGACTACTGGACGAACCTGAGGTTCTGTGTAATAATCATTTTCAGCATTCACTGGTGCGCTTGCTTGAACAGGTACAGTTTGTACGGGTGCAACGTAAACTTCTTCAGGAGCACTATAAGTGTACTCTCCAGAAAAAGCTTGTGAAACTAAAACATCGATATCACTGCGTTGTCCAATGTAGCTCACAACACTAATCACTTGAGCAAAAGCAGGATTGCGCAAGCCCATTTCGCCAGGGACAAACAAACGAGCATTCATTCCAAGAATCTTAGTTGCCAAATCAACAACACCTGGCATTGCGGCTGTTCCACCGACTAAAATCACTCCACCAGGTACTTCAAATGAAGCACCAGCTTCCAAATCTTGACGTACTCGAGTAAAAATTTGAGTCATTCGTGCTTCGATGATTTGTGAAAGGTAGTATTCTGTGACTTGGTCAGCTTCTTCTTTGCCGACAACTTCAACAAGGAAGTATTCATCTTGACTTGCCCGTTCGGTACTTGCTTCACCATAGTTGACTTTCAAATCTTCTGCTGCTGAAACAGATGTATTCAGCACTGTTGAAATATCTTTGGTG
The DNA window shown above is from Lactococcus sp. S-13 and carries:
- a CDS encoding YlmH family RNA-binding protein; translated protein: MNEENIYQHFQADERRFIDRCLEWLNRVEDSYAVISTSFLNPRELEILQTLANKRKVQLFSSQLLGEMEQAKVILAPEFYRFDAEDFDLALLEMSYASKFVQISHAQVLGTFLGQTGLKRQEVGDIIVAADKVQIFVSKHVVEIFKAIEKVGRAAVKIREISLTELNSAPNQSVSEVVLVDNLRIDKIIAVAFKVSRNIAANMLESNKIKINYLEIDKKNISVGIGDLISVRGFGRIKISKVLGLTKKGKQKVELEIIKNHKR
- the tuf gene encoding elongation factor Tu codes for the protein MAKEVYDRSKPHVNVGTIGHVDHGKTTLSAAISKVLSDKGYSKATDFASIDAAPEERERGITINTAHIEYETANRHYAHIDAPGHADYVKNMITGAAQMDGAILVVAATDGPMPQTREHILLSRQVGVKYLIVFLNKADLVDDEELMELVEMEVRDLLSEYDFPGDDIPVVAGSALGALNGEPQWVAKVEELMDIVDTYIPTPERDTDKPLLLPVEDVFSITGRGTVASGRIERGTVKVGDEIEIVGIKEETKKAVVTGIEMFRKTLTEGLAGDNVGALLRGIQRDEIERGQVIAKPGSITPHKLFEGEVYVLSKEEGGRHTPFFDNYRPQFYFHTTDVTGSVKLPEGIEMVMPGDNVHIDVELIHPVAIEQGTTFSIREGGRTVGSGIVAEIKA
- a CDS encoding DivIVA domain-containing protein, with product MTLNSLDVQNKSFNPQFRGFSKHEVDEFLDIVVRDYDEFAQTIKDQERELKSLRERVKYFDDMKDSLNKSIVVAQDAADNLREQAKGEADKMKINSEKESSEIIANAGRKSALIIEAAKKEAGFILNAASDDARKLVRDTDDLKRKMRLYHQRMTSVVENQLASMQSDDWAEIFRPTRDYAVNPEEKLQSIIEEHLESAEETLAKTQAITPLTDEDVANATEEVKETEEVSEAEAPKGQEALTDAENADETVETPVEATQDAENSLTQTSTDSQATYEEFPELTSQEPEVSNSMDNQETIDLSELKN
- a CDS encoding SPJ_0845 family protein; this translates as MGLTFKKRDDFEKLMDGLGVSTVDLVSDEEHTSTKGIEKKVDPFAKFLAPEAKKDDEQATNKK
- the ileS gene encoding isoleucine--tRNA ligase, which gives rise to MKIKDTLNLGKTAFPMRAGLPNKEPNWQKDWADSSLYEQRQALNESKPSFMLHDGPPYANGNIHIGHSLNKISKDIIVRYKSMAGFRAPYVPGWDTHGLPIEQQLAKAGMKRKEMDLLDYLEECRKYAMKQVEMQRTDFKSLGVLADWDRPYLTLLPEYEAAQIRVFGKMAEKGYIYKGAKPIYWSPSSESSLAEAEIEYQDVKSPSLYVAFKANDVQGKIPADTEFIIWTTTAWTFPSNRGIFVHPDYDYIVVEVENRKFLIAKDLLETVSEKIGWENPQVLQTIKGSELEYMTAKHPFYDRDSLVMNADYVSLDSGTGLVHTSPNHGEDDYQYSRKYKLPVIEDIDSQGYFTAEAEGFEGKFYDDVEELVLEKMRATDRLLHVEHFIHSYPHDWRTKKPVIFRATPQWFASIDDFRQNILDEVEKVDWVIPWGKTRLFNMVRDRGDWVISRQRAWGVPLPIFYGENGEPIITPETTEHVAQLFAKHGSKVWFEREAKDLLPEGFTHPASPNGEFTKEKDIMDVWFDSGSSWNGVLNERDYLSYPADLYLEGSDQYRGWFNSSITTSVAVNGIAPYKAVLSQGFVLDGKGRKMSKSIGNTILPKDVTKKLGADILRLWVASIDTESDVRVSMDILSQVSEVYRKIRNTLRFLIANTSDFNPNIDAIDFAELRAVDKYMLTKFNELVKQIRAAYDSYSFMSVYKAIINFITNDLSAFYLDFAKDVVYIESANSKARRSMQTVMYVILKDLVKLLVPILPHTAEETWTYLEHEPEEYAYLAEMPEAAELLGAEELLNSWKAFLDFRDKVLKALENAREAKLIGKSLEATVTVYPNEVVRTLLTAIDENVAQLLIVSNFVVADAPVNIAPETAMIFDDVAILVEHAAGEVCDRCRRTDVTVGQHSNEHLHALCEHCAQIITDEFPEILEQGFED
- a CDS encoding cell division protein SepF — protein: MAFKDLMNTLRGYLAEDDEDFDEPARPAQEPRPTVVASPKPTVEEKAGQPDYTARQEAAASRLQTQTQTQKQTQAAPQKRFAQNFSKPMPEKIVQQQTVSQNQTLAQAVSTIAIKEPRAYADIMESARIVKNGECVLVNFKFMGDAQARRSIDFMTGVVFTLDGDIQNVGGQIFLMTPANITVDAAKEMSILAGQNFESYDIY
- a CDS encoding DUF4044 domain-containing protein gives rise to the protein MAYKKPQKSTFQKVTLVVVIVMVILTLFSVLASVLPIL
- a CDS encoding YggS family pyridoxal phosphate-dependent enzyme — translated: MTIKENVDKILSNVDAAKAASSYSNQSVSVIAVTKYVKAELAREVLENGISHLAENRTELFLEKYEALKDYKVTWHLIGNLQRRKVKSVINFVDYFHALDSMKLAQEISKRAEHQIKCFVEVNISGEESKHGFSVNELLGILPELSKLENIEIVGLMTMAPFDATEDECNDIFGRMKKLQVEISEMNLPQIPCTELSMGMSRDYEAAIKNGASFVRIGTEFFKNL
- the ftsZ gene encoding cell division protein FtsZ; its protein translation is MEFSFDTDLTTGAVIKVIGVGGGGGNAINRMIEEGVSGVEFIAANTDVQALRSSKADTVIQLGPKLTRGLGAGAQPEVGKRAAEESAETVSQALEGSDMIFITAGMGGGTGTGAAPVIAQIAKEIGALTVGVVTRPFGFEGSKRSYFATEGIEALRANVDTLLIISNNNLLEIVDKKTPLTEALREADNVLRQGVQGVTDLITNPGMINLDFADVKTVMENKGDALMGIGVATGEERVIEATRKAIYSPLLETTIEGAENVLLNVTGGMDMSLIEAQDASEIVIQAAGNDVNIMLGTAIDPNLKDEIRVTVVATGVAKETADEALGFQAETRRQPNLTHNANMQHTPASRPVQQQAAPQNQQQGNSAFGDWDIRRDASPRQSVNNTRDTSSVTSFGGIPTSDEDLDTPPFLRK
- a CDS encoding YggT family protein, encoding MIITITIVNWLLRLIDAYSIVLVIYALMSWIPSLYGTWFGRFIIKISRPYLSLFENLPLSFAGLDFSILVAVIVLQFIQRFIMIVVNGILF